In the Glycine max cultivar Williams 82 chromosome 6, Glycine_max_v4.0, whole genome shotgun sequence genome, GAAGATCTTTGTTTTATCAAGAAACTTGTACATTTAATAGACTTAAATCTCAGTAGTGTTTTCATATCTCCAGATCCAgtattctttcaattttttatctgTGTAGGCTCGTATATATATTTGCCATTTTTGTATGTTGCTTTTGCAATTTGCATAACTTTGATTTGTGCGTTTTGATCAGAAAACTTAAAGGAAATTACTTATTGGTGGTACCAATTCGAGTTGCATGAAATACTGCAATAACTGATCACCCATGATTTCCGTTAATcgtctttttttaaatttacaattgAGCTAATTACAACAAAAAATCCTGTTCGTAAAGCTTTAGCATATAACTCTCATAATGTGTTCCAAGAAATTtacatactaaaaaaaaaaaaaccggaGCAGTAGCTCCTAAAGTAGAAATTGGAAAATGTAGTTGACAGGTATACTAGTTTTCTCCCTCCAATACAAGTCTCTTGATTTCTCTTTCGATAAGGGACCattttcttctaccttcaaaatgaaggaaaatatatataaaaaaaaaaaagaaggtaaaaggtcacaaattatattaatttaaaacagTTCATGTTCATCacgttattctttttttaattatttgaaattttcggAAGCGCATCCACAAATAATTTCAGTGCTAGGACAGATCGGCCTAAGCAGTgaccaaaataataaacaaagcaaCATGAAACAATTAGCCGAATCACACAgaggaaaatgaagaagaactaATGGATCAGCACTGATTGGACTCAATGGgatgaaaaactaaaacatcTATAACACAATCAGGAAatagaaataagataaaagCAAGATTTATTCTCATATGAAATCCCAAATCTCAATTTTCACTCTACCTAGTGTGTGCTAGTGCTACTACATGCAAGCTGAATCTTCTTGGCCATGGactgaagagaagactcaaggtATAACTTCAAGTCTTGGAAACTCCACCCTTCAACAGGATCACAGACAAACCCCCAATCTATCTTGCACCCATCTCCATTCATTGGCAGCACTTTGAGTGTTGCCACATAGGACTTAAATCCCATGTTGTTTTCCACAATTTCATAGGACAAACAACGTTGGACGGGATCGATCGCGAGTAGCTTCTCTTTGGTCCACTTGATGGTTGTTGTTGTCTTCTGAGCACCAACAACAGCTTCTTCAACGGTGGAAGCACAGTAGCGGATTAGACCAGGTTGACCTGGTACACCCTCTAGTTGGTAACATGTTTCTATGGGCCACCACTTGTGTAGGTTGCAGAAATCCTCTAACGCAGTCCATACTTGTTCTGCATCCGTGCCTGGTAGCTCAGTCACGGATTTACCTTCCCATTTAGGCTTAGATTCCTCTGCCATAGTGAGGAACTGTATAATAATTATTGGAATTGCACAGAGCTTTACTTGAGGTACATACATATAATAAAGCAAGCAAATATTCTATGCGTCACATTCACGGGACTTAATGGGGGAAGTGCGCACACCCTTGCAACcacacattaaattaaaatcacaagAGATGCCATTTGTTTAAATAAGATAACTTGCCTGTTATTATGGATAGATTCGTAGAAAATggagagataaaaagaaatagtaaatacatttttacttcttataattttatttttcgttgttatatatatattttttatttcttataaattatgtaattttttatttttatttttaaggtattttagataatactttgaataataataaaaatattgtttaaagtattatgagaaaaaaaaaacaaatatattttaaaaaattaaaaataaaacaacaattaaaaaaacaaaaaataaattaaaaaaatattaaattataaagattaaaaatgtatttaagtttataaataaataatatgtaatatGATACGATTGCTATAGAAGAacatataaatatgtttttttgtttattcacTAATGAAATATAAGTCATttgcataataatttattttaattttatcaaacactctCGTTTTAAAGGATTTATTGACGGTGTTTAGGACCTTTAGGCAAAGGGAATTTGGATAGAgtccaaaatatattttttaaagaataattttaatttataaaatattttaaatttaaaagattaaaaatatatttaaattataaaaaataaaaattgttgtgATAAATTGGTTAGtgatagataaaaaaagaaaaagaaaaatagaatagaaattaaatgaaaaaaagccgaagtatatttaattataattaatttttcaaaaagaaatagATGAACAGCATCCGGTTAGTGCACCGATTGGAAACTATAAGAATATCCATCATAATTATACATGATTCAATTCAAATAGGAATTGGACCCATAGTATTAAAAATGCACATGTGATGTGCAgcctatatatttatttttatatctaaaTAACTTGTTAAATCAAATTCAC is a window encoding:
- the LOC100798368 gene encoding lachrymatory-factor synthase encodes the protein MYVPQVKLCAIPIIIIQFLTMAEESKPKWEGKSVTELPGTDAEQVWTALEDFCNLHKWWPIETCYQLEGVPGQPGLIRYCASTVEEAVVGAQKTTTTIKWTKEKLLAIDPVQRCLSYEIVENNMGFKSYVATLKVLPMNGDGCKIDWGFVCDPVEGWSFQDLKLYLESSLQSMAKKIQLACSSTSTH